In one window of Thermus aquaticus DNA:
- a CDS encoding endonuclease MutS2, with amino-acid sequence MRDVLEVLEFPKVKALLATRAKTPLGQELALGLAPLSREEAERRHGLTQEALSYPYALPEAGALKAAWERAKAGGRLSGPELLRAAQALEEAMALKEELLPLQNALSQVAAGIGDHGAFLLRVRKALDEEGAVRDEASPRLKQIRQELHPLRQEILNRLYALMDRHKEAVQDRFVTLRRERYCIPVRAGMAHKIPGLLLDESESGATLFIEPLSVVKLNNRLYALRLQEEEEVNRILRELSQRLAEDPGVPGTLEALALLDLVQAQAALSRDLGLSRPRFGEGYALEEAFHPLIENPVKNSFALDETHRLLLISGPNMGGKTALLKTLGLAVLMAQSGLFVAAKRATLAWPDRVYADIGDEQSLQESLSTFAGHLKRLKEMLEGATERSLVLIDELGSGTDPEEGAALSQAILEALLARGVKGMVTTHLSPLKAFAQGREGIMNASMRFDLATLRPTYELVLGVPGRSYALAIARRLALPEAVLRRAEALLPEGGRLEALLEKLEAERLALMEEKRHLQKALEEAEALKRELLAREKGFAEERQRRLKALEEEVRQRLLQVEAEIKAIREKARTEGKRDALRELMALKERYAKKAPPPPPPPGLTPGQAVEVPSLGKRGRLLEIRGEEALVQVGPLKMSLKAAELKPLQEEATPKALPLRPRREVKEVDLRGLTVEEALLEVDSALEEARALGLPTLRLLHGKGTGALRQAIREVLRRDKRVEAFADAPPNEGGHGVTVVVLKGGASPSAKG; translated from the coding sequence GTGCGGGACGTCCTCGAGGTCCTGGAGTTCCCCAAGGTGAAGGCCCTCCTGGCAACGAGGGCCAAGACCCCCTTGGGGCAGGAGCTGGCCCTCGGCCTGGCTCCCCTTTCCCGGGAAGAGGCGGAAAGGCGCCACGGCCTCACCCAGGAGGCCCTCAGCTACCCCTACGCCCTCCCCGAGGCCGGGGCCTTGAAGGCGGCCTGGGAGCGGGCCAAGGCGGGAGGGAGGCTTTCCGGCCCCGAGCTCCTTCGGGCGGCCCAGGCCCTCGAGGAGGCCATGGCCCTCAAGGAGGAGCTCCTTCCCCTGCAAAACGCCCTGAGCCAGGTGGCGGCGGGCATCGGGGACCACGGGGCCTTCCTCCTTCGGGTCAGGAAGGCCCTGGACGAGGAGGGGGCGGTGCGGGACGAGGCCAGCCCCCGCCTCAAGCAGATCCGCCAGGAACTCCACCCCCTGCGCCAGGAGATCCTGAACCGCCTTTACGCCCTCATGGACCGGCACAAGGAGGCCGTCCAGGACCGCTTCGTCACCCTTAGGCGGGAGCGCTACTGCATCCCGGTGCGGGCCGGGATGGCCCATAAGATCCCGGGCCTCCTCCTGGACGAGTCCGAGTCCGGGGCCACCCTCTTCATAGAGCCCCTCTCAGTGGTCAAGCTCAACAACCGCCTCTACGCCCTTAGGCTCCAGGAGGAGGAGGAGGTGAACCGGATCCTCAGGGAACTCTCCCAGCGCCTGGCCGAGGACCCCGGGGTGCCGGGGACCCTCGAGGCCCTGGCCCTTCTGGATCTAGTCCAGGCCCAGGCCGCCTTGAGCAGGGACCTGGGGCTTTCCCGCCCCCGGTTCGGGGAGGGCTACGCCCTGGAGGAGGCCTTCCACCCCCTCATAGAGAACCCGGTCAAGAACAGCTTCGCCCTGGACGAAACCCACCGCCTCCTCCTCATCTCCGGCCCCAACATGGGGGGCAAGACGGCCCTCCTCAAGACCCTGGGCCTCGCCGTCCTCATGGCCCAGTCCGGCCTCTTCGTGGCCGCTAAGAGGGCCACCCTGGCCTGGCCCGACCGGGTCTACGCCGACATCGGCGACGAGCAGTCCCTTCAGGAAAGCCTCTCCACCTTCGCCGGGCATCTGAAGCGCCTCAAGGAGATGCTGGAAGGGGCCACGGAGAGGAGCCTGGTCCTCATAGACGAGCTGGGAAGCGGCACCGACCCCGAGGAGGGGGCGGCCCTCTCCCAGGCCATCCTCGAGGCCCTCCTGGCCCGCGGGGTCAAGGGGATGGTCACCACCCACCTCTCCCCCCTCAAGGCCTTCGCCCAGGGGCGGGAGGGGATCATGAACGCCTCCATGCGCTTTGACCTGGCCACCCTGCGCCCCACCTACGAGCTGGTCCTGGGGGTGCCGGGGCGGAGCTACGCCCTGGCCATCGCCCGGAGGCTGGCCCTGCCCGAGGCGGTCCTGAGGCGGGCCGAGGCCCTCCTCCCCGAGGGAGGGCGGCTGGAAGCCCTTCTGGAGAAGCTAGAGGCCGAGCGCCTGGCTCTCATGGAGGAAAAGCGCCACCTGCAGAAAGCCCTGGAGGAGGCCGAGGCCCTGAAGCGGGAGCTTCTGGCCCGGGAGAAGGGCTTCGCCGAGGAGCGGCAAAGGCGCCTGAAGGCCCTCGAGGAGGAGGTGCGTCAGCGCCTTCTCCAGGTGGAGGCCGAAATCAAGGCCATCAGGGAGAAGGCCAGGACCGAGGGCAAGCGGGACGCCCTGAGGGAGCTCATGGCCCTGAAGGAGCGCTACGCCAAGAAGGCCCCGCCGCCCCCGCCCCCCCCGGGCCTCACCCCGGGCCAAGCGGTGGAGGTGCCCTCCTTGGGGAAGCGGGGCCGGCTCCTGGAGATCCGGGGAGAGGAAGCCCTGGTCCAGGTAGGCCCCCTAAAGATGAGCCTGAAGGCCGCCGAGCTCAAGCCCCTCCAGGAGGAGGCTACCCCCAAGGCCCTCCCCCTCAGGCCCCGCCGGGAGGTGAAGGAGGTGGACCTCCGGGGCCTCACCGTGGAGGAGGCCCTTCTGGAAGTGGATAGCGCCCTGGAGGAGGCCCGCGCCCTGGGCCTCCCCACCCTCCGCCTCCTCCACGGCAAGGGCACGGGCGCCTTACGCCAGGCCATCCGGGAGGTTTTGCGCCGGGACAAACGGGTGGAGGCCTTCGCCGACGCGCCCCCCAACGAGGGAGGGCACGGGGTCACGGTGGTGGTCCTGAAGGGGGGAGCCTCCCCTAGCGCAAAAGGGTGA
- a CDS encoding coiled-coil domain-containing protein, which produces MTVEERLYKLEGIVEGVMAVLPDRVSALEARMDLLRQEVKAEMASLRQEVRAEISGLRQGMEEKFNGLRQEVKAEISGLRQEMEERFNGLRQEVRAEIAGLRQEMDGLRQEVKAEISGLRQEMEERFNGLRQEVRAEIAGLRQEMDGLRQEVRAEIAGLRQGMDGLRQEMRAEMAGFRQEMEEKFNGLRQEVRAEISGLRQEMAGLRQEVKAEINTAFNKAMLYFTAIAVVLGVLTLLR; this is translated from the coding sequence ATGACCGTAGAAGAACGCCTCTACAAGCTAGAGGGCATCGTGGAAGGGGTGATGGCCGTCCTCCCCGACCGGGTGTCCGCCCTGGAGGCGAGGATGGACCTTCTCCGCCAGGAGGTGAAGGCGGAGATGGCCAGCCTCCGCCAGGAGGTGCGGGCCGAGATCTCAGGCCTCCGCCAGGGGATGGAGGAGAAGTTCAACGGCCTGCGCCAGGAGGTGAAGGCGGAGATCTCCGGGCTTCGCCAGGAGATGGAGGAGAGGTTCAATGGTCTGCGCCAGGAGGTGCGGGCCGAGATTGCGGGCCTCCGCCAGGAGATGGACGGGCTCCGCCAGGAGGTGAAGGCGGAGATCTCCGGGCTTCGCCAGGAGATGGAGGAGAGGTTCAATGGTCTGCGCCAGGAGGTGCGGGCCGAGATTGCGGGCCTCCGCCAGGAGATGGACGGGCTCCGCCAGGAAGTGAGGGCGGAGATCGCCGGTCTTCGCCAAGGGATGGACGGGCTTCGCCAGGAGATGAGGGCGGAAATGGCCGGCTTCCGCCAGGAGATGGAGGAGAAGTTCAACGGCCTGCGCCAGGAGGTGCGGGCCGAGATCTCAGGCCTCCGCCAGGAGATGGCCGGCCTCCGCCAGGAGGTGAAGGCGGAGATCAACACCGCCTTCAACAAGGCCATGCTCTACTTCACGGCCATCGCCGTGGTTCTGGGAGTCCTCACCCTTTTGCGCTAG
- a CDS encoding acyl-CoA thioesterase, translated as MEGFPVVVPIQVRFRDLDALGHVNNAVYLTYLEVARAAYFSRLEPDWVGKGHFILARAEVDFLRPILLQDPVEVGVRVVRLGRSSFDMEYLVLAAGEEAARGKTVQVWLEGGRPAPLPQEVRARIAAVEGRPL; from the coding sequence GTGGAAGGCTTTCCCGTGGTGGTGCCCATCCAGGTGCGCTTCCGCGACCTGGACGCTCTGGGGCACGTGAACAACGCCGTCTACCTCACCTATCTGGAGGTGGCCCGCGCGGCTTACTTCTCCCGGTTGGAGCCGGACTGGGTGGGCAAGGGGCACTTCATCCTGGCTCGGGCCGAGGTGGACTTCCTGAGACCCATCCTCCTGCAGGACCCGGTGGAGGTGGGGGTGCGGGTGGTCCGCCTGGGGCGCTCCAGCTTTGACATGGAGTACCTGGTTCTGGCGGCGGGGGAGGAGGCAGCCCGGGGGAAGACGGTCCAGGTCTGGCTGGAGGGAGGAAGGCCTGCCCCTCTTCCCCAGGAGGTGCGGGCCCGCATCGCTGCAGTGGAGGGAAGGCCTCTTTAA
- a CDS encoding M3 family oligoendopeptidase, which produces MTETTWDLTPLFPSLESPEFQRAWQGLRERIGGLKDLLEREAPLQEVLFALDTLFEEALPLQAYLYARFSANTADEAALAKLSELEILLLDFQRLRPRLTRYLALQDPEEAGPYRLLVEEARLFALHMMPEGEETLAAELSLSGRGAWAKLHENLTSQITAVVDGEEMPITKVRNLYFRPEEDVRRKAYQAELLAWEQNQVPIAYALNGVKGEAVVLNRRRGFRDDLEPTLLQNRITRKALLAMQEAVEESLPLFRRYYLLKAKALGKERLDWWDLFAPIGQGRRWTLEEARGFIVEKLAAFSQNAAQVAEVAFRERWMDLLPRKGKVGGAYCMPRGGGKSLILANYEESFESVSTLAHELGHAYHNFALARVPASLREVPMTLAETASIMNETLVVEAALKEASPEEGLLILDAYLQGAAQVVVDIYSRFLFESWVFARRKERELSPREFKELMVEAQKRAYGEALASFHPYMWAVKGYYYGSDFYNYPYTFGLLFGLALYSEAKEDPAFMERYEGLLAESGMHTAKALAARFGFDLESPEFWRKGLKVLADKVEELERRLPA; this is translated from the coding sequence ATGACGGAGACCACCTGGGACCTGACCCCCCTTTTCCCCAGCCTAGAAAGCCCGGAGTTCCAGAGGGCCTGGCAGGGCCTAAGGGAGCGCATCGGCGGGCTTAAGGACCTCCTGGAGCGGGAAGCCCCCCTCCAGGAGGTCCTCTTTGCCCTAGACACCCTCTTTGAGGAGGCCCTTCCCCTTCAGGCCTACCTCTACGCCCGCTTCAGCGCCAACACCGCCGACGAGGCCGCGTTGGCCAAGCTCTCCGAGCTAGAGATCCTCCTCCTGGACTTCCAGCGCCTAAGGCCACGCCTCACCCGCTACCTGGCCCTGCAGGACCCGGAGGAGGCGGGCCCTTACCGCCTCCTTGTGGAGGAAGCCCGGCTTTTCGCCCTCCACATGATGCCTGAAGGGGAGGAGACCCTGGCGGCGGAGCTCTCCCTCTCCGGCCGGGGGGCCTGGGCCAAGCTCCACGAGAACCTGACCAGCCAGATCACGGCGGTGGTGGACGGGGAGGAAATGCCCATCACCAAGGTGCGCAACCTCTATTTCCGTCCCGAGGAAGACGTGCGCAGGAAAGCCTACCAGGCGGAGCTTCTGGCCTGGGAGCAAAACCAGGTGCCCATCGCCTACGCCCTGAACGGGGTGAAGGGGGAGGCGGTGGTGCTGAACCGCAGGCGGGGCTTTCGGGACGACCTAGAGCCCACCCTCCTGCAAAACCGCATCACCAGGAAGGCCCTTCTGGCTATGCAGGAGGCGGTGGAGGAAAGCCTGCCCCTCTTTCGGCGCTACTACCTTCTGAAGGCCAAAGCTCTAGGCAAGGAGCGCCTGGACTGGTGGGACCTCTTCGCTCCCATAGGCCAGGGGCGGCGCTGGACCCTGGAGGAGGCCCGAGGCTTCATCGTGGAGAAGCTCGCCGCCTTCTCCCAAAACGCCGCCCAGGTGGCGGAGGTGGCCTTTAGGGAGCGCTGGATGGATCTCCTCCCCCGCAAGGGCAAGGTGGGCGGGGCCTACTGCATGCCGAGGGGTGGGGGCAAGAGCCTGATCCTGGCCAACTACGAGGAAAGCTTTGAGTCCGTCTCTACCCTGGCCCACGAGCTGGGCCACGCCTACCACAACTTCGCCCTGGCCCGGGTCCCCGCCTCCTTGCGGGAGGTGCCCATGACCTTGGCGGAGACGGCCAGCATCATGAACGAGACCCTGGTGGTGGAAGCCGCCCTGAAGGAGGCCTCCCCCGAGGAGGGCCTCCTGATCCTGGACGCCTACCTGCAGGGAGCGGCCCAGGTGGTAGTGGACATCTATAGCCGCTTCCTCTTTGAGTCCTGGGTCTTCGCCCGCAGGAAGGAACGGGAGCTTTCCCCAAGGGAGTTCAAGGAGCTCATGGTGGAGGCCCAGAAAAGGGCCTACGGGGAGGCTCTGGCCTCCTTCCATCCCTACATGTGGGCGGTGAAGGGGTACTACTACGGCTCTGACTTTTACAACTACCCCTACACCTTCGGCCTCCTCTTCGGCCTGGCCCTCTACAGCGAGGCCAAGGAGGACCCGGCCTTCATGGAGCGCTACGAGGGGCTCCTGGCCGAGTCCGGGATGCACACCGCCAAGGCCCTGGCGGCCCGGTTCGGCTTTGACCTGGAAAGCCCGGAGTTCTGGCGGAAGGGCCTGAAGGTCCTGGCCGATAAGGTGGAGGAGCTAGAGCGCCGCCTCCCGGCTTAG